A genome region from Neofelis nebulosa isolate mNeoNeb1 chromosome 14, mNeoNeb1.pri, whole genome shotgun sequence includes the following:
- the CCN4 gene encoding CCN family member 4, which translates to MRWFLPWTLVAVTAAAAGSALATVFSPAPTAMAITPVPLEDTSSHPQFCKWPCECPPSPPRCPLGVSLITDGCECCKMCAQQLGDNCTEAAICDPHRGLYCDYSGDRPRYAIGVCAQVVGVGCVLDGVRYTNGQSFQPSCKYNCTCVDGAVGCTPLCVRARPPRLWCRRPRRVRVPGRCCQQWVCDDVATTPHKTAQRHTGALAATGEVEPWHRNCIAYTSPWSPCSTSCGLGVSTRISNVNTRCWPEQESRLCTLRPCDVDIRPHIKEGKKCLAVYQPAASMNFTLAGCTSTRPYRPKYCGVCTDSRCCIPYKSKTIDVSFQCPDGPGFSRQVLWINACFCNLSCRNPNDIFADLESYPDFPEIAN; encoded by the exons GTCTTCTCTCCAGCCCCCACGGCCATGGCCATCACCCCAGTGCCACTGGAGGATACATCTTCACACCCCCAGTTCTGCAAGTGGCCATGTGAGTGCCCGCCGTCCCCACCCCGCTGCCCGCTGGGGGTCAGCCTCATCACAGACGGCTGTGAATGCTGTAAAATGTGTGCGCAGCAGCTTGGGGACAACTGCACAGAGGCAGCCATCTGTGACCCCCACCGGGGCCTCTACTGCGATTACAGTGGGGACCGCCCGAGGTACGCAATAGGAGTGTGTGCAC AGGTGGTCGGCGTGGGCTGCGTCCTGGACGGGGTGCGCTACACCAACGGCCAGTCCTTCCAGCCCAGCTGCAAGTACAACTGCACGTGCGTGGACGGCGCCGTGGGCTGCACACCcctgtgcgtgcgcgcgcgcccCCCGCGCCTCTGGTGCCGCCGCCCCCGGCGGGTGCGCGTGCCCGGCCGCTGTTGCCAGCAGTGGGTGTGCGACGACGTTGCGACAACGCCGCACAAGACGGCGCagcgccacacaggcgccctaG CGGCCACGGGTGAGGTGGAGCCGTGGCACAGGAATTGCATAGCCTACACGAGCCCCTGGAGCCCTTGTTCCACCAGCTGCGGCCTGGGGGTCTCCACTCGTATCTCCAACGTCAACACCCGGTGCTGGCCTGAGCAGGAAAGCCGCCTCTGCACCCTGCGGCCCTGCGACGTGGACATCCGTCCACACATCAAG GAAGGGAAGAAGTGTTTGGCCGTGTACCAGCCCGCGGCATCCATGAACTTCACCCTCGCCGGCTGCACCAGCACGCGTCCCTACCGGCCAAAGTACTGTGGGGTGTGCACAGACAGCAGGTGCTGCATACCCTACAAGTCCAAGACCATCGACGTCTCCTTCCAATGTCCCGACGGGCCTGGCTTCTCCCGCCAGGTCCTATGGATCAACGCTTGCTTCTGCAACCTGAGTTGTAGGAATCCCAACGATATCTTTGCCGACTTAGAATCCTACCCTGACTTCCCAGAAATTGCCAATTAG